One part of the Solea solea chromosome 1, fSolSol10.1, whole genome shotgun sequence genome encodes these proteins:
- the LOC131463963 gene encoding insulin-like growth factor-binding protein 3 isoform X1 has translation MLQDAAMDSCFRALCMTFVLASFTRRSGALGPVVRCEPCDVAARLLCKPLPKDCAERVREPGCGCCMTCALSFGQPCGVYTGRCGSGLTCQHQPGETKPLQALLEGRGMCANATHKRATVRPTLPVNELPAESMDNQDKERNATGPGLQVLYSTHRPSGPVRPPLHPFSPSAKSEALRQEQQKRTQSFKVDELPGPLITDQQNFSLETKQEPEYGPCRREIESILGSLKITDILNPRGFRIPNCDKKGFYKKKQCRPSRGRKRGFCWCVDKYGQPLPGFDGKERGDTQYYNSESQ, from the exons ATGCTCCAAGACGCCGCAATGGATTCCTGCTTTCGCGCACTCTGCATGACTTTTGTCCTCGCCTCGTTCACGCGGAGGTCAGGTGCGCTCGGACCTGTTGTCAGATGCGAGCCGTGTGACGTCGCAGCGCGCCTTTTGTGCAAACCCTTGCCCAAGGACTGCGCGGAGAGAGTCCGCGAGCCAGGCTGCGGCTGCTGCATGACCTGCGCGCTGAGCTTCGGTCAGCCGTGCGGCGTGTACACCGGGAGATGTGGCTCCGGACTGACATGTCAACATCAGCCCGGCGAGACGAAACCTCTGCAGGCTCTGCTGGAGGGACGGGGGATGTGTGCGAACGCAACTCACAAGAGAGCGACCGTCAGACCGACGCTTCCAGTCAATGAATTACCAG CAGAGAGCATGGACAACCAGGACAAGGAGCGTAATGCCACTGGCCCAGGCCTCCAGGTGTTGTACAGCACCCACAGACCCTCGGGACCCGTGAGACCTCCGCTTCACCCTTTCTCCCCCTCTGCCAAGTCAGAAGCCCTGAGACAGGAGCAGCAGAAGCGAACCCAGAGCTTTAAAGTGGACGAGCTCCCGGGACCACTCATCACAGACCAACAAAACTTCTCTCTGGAGACCAAACAGGAGCCTGAGTAT GGTCCCTGTCGGAGAGAGATTGAGAGCATTCTCGGCAGCCTTAAAATTACAGACATTCTCAACCCCAGAGGTTTCCGCATACCAAACTGTGACAAGAAGGGCTTCTATAAGAAAAAGCAG TGCCGTCCATCTCGAGGCAGAAAGCGCGGCTTCTGTTGGTGTGTGGACAAATACGGGCAGCCTCTGCCAGGTTTCGATGGGAAGGAGCGAGGAGACACCCAGTACTACAACTCCGAGAGCCAATAG
- the LOC131463963 gene encoding insulin-like growth factor-binding protein 3 isoform X2, translating to MLQDAAMDSCFRALCMTFVLASFTRRSGALGPVVRCEPCDVAARLLCKPLPKDCAERVREPGCGCCMTCALSFGQPCGVYTGRCGSGLTCQHQPGETKPLQALLEGRGMCANATHKRATVRPTLPVNELPESMDNQDKERNATGPGLQVLYSTHRPSGPVRPPLHPFSPSAKSEALRQEQQKRTQSFKVDELPGPLITDQQNFSLETKQEPEYGPCRREIESILGSLKITDILNPRGFRIPNCDKKGFYKKKQCRPSRGRKRGFCWCVDKYGQPLPGFDGKERGDTQYYNSESQ from the exons ATGCTCCAAGACGCCGCAATGGATTCCTGCTTTCGCGCACTCTGCATGACTTTTGTCCTCGCCTCGTTCACGCGGAGGTCAGGTGCGCTCGGACCTGTTGTCAGATGCGAGCCGTGTGACGTCGCAGCGCGCCTTTTGTGCAAACCCTTGCCCAAGGACTGCGCGGAGAGAGTCCGCGAGCCAGGCTGCGGCTGCTGCATGACCTGCGCGCTGAGCTTCGGTCAGCCGTGCGGCGTGTACACCGGGAGATGTGGCTCCGGACTGACATGTCAACATCAGCCCGGCGAGACGAAACCTCTGCAGGCTCTGCTGGAGGGACGGGGGATGTGTGCGAACGCAACTCACAAGAGAGCGACCGTCAGACCGACGCTTCCAGTCAATGAATTACCAG AGAGCATGGACAACCAGGACAAGGAGCGTAATGCCACTGGCCCAGGCCTCCAGGTGTTGTACAGCACCCACAGACCCTCGGGACCCGTGAGACCTCCGCTTCACCCTTTCTCCCCCTCTGCCAAGTCAGAAGCCCTGAGACAGGAGCAGCAGAAGCGAACCCAGAGCTTTAAAGTGGACGAGCTCCCGGGACCACTCATCACAGACCAACAAAACTTCTCTCTGGAGACCAAACAGGAGCCTGAGTAT GGTCCCTGTCGGAGAGAGATTGAGAGCATTCTCGGCAGCCTTAAAATTACAGACATTCTCAACCCCAGAGGTTTCCGCATACCAAACTGTGACAAGAAGGGCTTCTATAAGAAAAAGCAG TGCCGTCCATCTCGAGGCAGAAAGCGCGGCTTCTGTTGGTGTGTGGACAAATACGGGCAGCCTCTGCCAGGTTTCGATGGGAAGGAGCGAGGAGACACCCAGTACTACAACTCCGAGAGCCAATAG
- the LOC131473043 gene encoding insulin-like growth factor-binding protein 1: MPGLFEKLTFVAGVALAVVAVVRSSPFVGPEPIRCAPCTQEKLNECPAVPADCIQMLKEPGCGCCMACALEKGASCGVYTAHCAVGLRCTPRPGEVRPLHALTRGQGVCTEDVDQEEAEVPSDQSSMHHLVGLNLHVDHQDNTEGQESIKSKVNAIRNKLIQQGPCHFELQTALEVIASAQQKLGEKFTTFYLPNCDKRGFYKAKQCESSLVGPPASCWCVSSWNGKRIPGSSDLIGDSECHQEVTL, encoded by the exons ATGCCTGGATTATTTGAGAAGCTGACATTTGTGGCAGGAGTGGCCCTGGCTGTCGTCGCTGTAGTGAGGTCTTCCCCTTTCGTGGGACCGGAGCCAATTCGCTGTGCTCCCTGCACGCAAGAGAAGCTGAACGAGTGTCCCGCCGTCCCAGCAGACTGTATACAGATGCTGAAGGAGCCGGGCTGTGGCTGCTGCATGGCCTGTGCCCTGGAGAAAGGGGCATCCTGTGGAGTTTACACTGCCCACTGCGCTGTGGGTCTGCGCTGCACTCCCAGGCCCGGTGAGGTCAGACCTCTCCACGCTCTGACCAGAGGACAGGGGGTCTGCACCGAAGATGTGGACCAAG AGGAAGCTGAGGTGCCCTCTGACCAAAGCTCCATGCACCACTTAGTGGGTCTCAACCTTCACGTCGACCACCAAGACAACACTGAGGGCCAAGAGAGCATCAAGTCCAAGGTCAATGCCATCCGCAACAAACTGATACAACAG GGACCCTGCCACTTTGAACTCCAAACAGCTCTGGAGGTGATCGCCAGCGCTCAGCAGAAACTTGGAGAGAAGTTCACAACGTTCTACCTCCCAAACTGTGACAAACGCGGCTTCTACAAGGCCAAGCAG TGTGAGTCATCTCTGGTCGGACCGCCTGCCAGCTGCTGGTGTGTCTCCTCCTGGAACGGCAAGAGGATCCCAGGGTCGAGTGACCTGATCGGTGATTCAGAGTGTCATCAAGAAGTCACACTGTGA
- the LOC131473051 gene encoding uncharacterized protein LOC131473051, with the protein MDIQPQTWPYLEPIQEESEQEDESSGSDAGEGGDEDYQVQVGMETEDEDEDEDDDDDAPLRVLRSTRLSESVLQMQSTRQMEDSHVSDLSTSEEATTSERPSGSERQSRSPQRRKKKPFFTEELFPPWLVELMVNIEEATTHQLVIE; encoded by the exons ATGGACATTCAGCCGCAAACT TGGCCATATCTGGAGCCCATCCAGGAGGAATCGGAGCAAGAGGATGAAAGTAGTGGAAGTGACGCAGGGgaaggaggagatgaggatTATCAAGTTCAAGTGGGAATGGAgactgaggatgaggatgaggacgaggacgatgatgatgatgctccaCTGAGGGTTCTAAGGTCAACAAGACTGTCTGAAAGTGTTCTTCAAATGCAGTCTACCAGACAAATGGAGGATTCACACGTGTCAGATCTCAGCACAAGTGAAGAAGCCACGACATCTGAGCGGCCGTCAGGAAGCGAGAGGCAGTCCAGGAGTCCGCAGCGGAGAAAAAAG AAACCTTTTTTCACGGAGGAGCTGTTTCCTCCGTGGCTGGTGGAACTGATGGTCAACATCGAAGAGGCCACAACACACCAGCTGGTGATTGAGTAA